Within the Pelagovum pacificum genome, the region GGCCACGAACAGCGCGTCGACTGTGCCACCCAGGATATCGTCGATCTCCTGCATCGTCCCTTCGGTGTGGGCGGTGGGATTGTCGAGGTTGGCATACTGGTTCGTCCAGAACGCACCGGGTGTCTGGTCGAGCAATTGCCCCACCGCTTCCATCCGCGCGGCGAGGAAGTCGCCGTCGATCGGATCGGTGACGAGGTGGATTTGCGCCCCGAGCGCGCGCATGATCGCCACGTTTTGCGGCTGAGCCTTCGGGTCGACGACGCAGATCAGCTTCAGCCCGTGAACCCGGCAGGCCTGTGCGAGGCCGATGCCCATGTTGCCGGACGTGGACTCGATCACCGTCGCGCCCGGCGTCAGGTCACCACGCCGCAGTGCCTGTTCGATCATCTGCCGTGCCGGGCGATCCTTGGCGGAGCCGCCGGGGTTGGCGGCCTCGTACTTCACGATGAGTTCGACATCCGGATCGCCGAGATAGCCCGTGAAACGCACCAGCGGCGTCCCCCCGACGAGAGAGAGAATGCCGGGCGCGATGGCACGGTCGGCAGCCGCCGCCTTCGTGATCTGGATGTTCATGCTGCAACTCCTGCTGATCGACCCGAGGGCCACCGAACGCAGCAGACTGCGCGGGAGGTCATCGGTTCTGACTAAACTCATGCGGTACGGGATCGGGTCCGACGGTGGTCCACCAAAGCTGCCCGAGCGTTGCCGACCGCTTGCTTCCCCCTGGTCATTCCCAAGAACTGACCATTTCGAAACAACGGCATCATGCAGTTGGTTCAGCTAACATTTGTAGGGAACGGGTGCTTGCCGATGCGCCCGCCGCAACGCAATTATGCCGCCATGAAGATTTCGACCGATCTGGCCGCCACCGACCGGCGTGGAATGCTCGCCCAACTGGACCCCGAGCAGTGGGACCGGCTGCGCGCGCTCTGCTCCGATATCCGCAACATCCCGCCCCGCACGACGATCTCGGTCGCGGGAGAGCCGCTCGACCACAGCCTGTTGCTGCTCGACGGGATCGCGGTGCGCTATGTCGGGTCCGGCCCCAGTCACCGGCAGATGGTGGCGCTGCAGGTGGCTTACGATTTCATCGACCTGCACGCCCTGCCCCTGCAGCGCCTCGACCACGACGTCGCGACGCTCACCTCGGCGACGCTCGCCGTGTTCCCGCACGACGCGCTGCAGAGGCTGGTGACCGAGGACAAGGAGCTGGCGCTGCGGCTCTGGCGGATGACGCTGATCGACGCGGCGATCCACCGGCAATGGACCTACCGCGTCGGCGGCCTGCGCGCGCTAGCCGGGATGGCGCATTTCTTCTGCGAACTCGACTACCGCCTTGTCAGCTCCGGCCGCGGCGGAGAGGACGGCTATCGCCTGCCTCTGACGCAGCTCGACCTCGGCGACATCGTCGGTATCTCCGAAGTGCACGTCAATCGCACCCTCCGGCAGCTGCGCGAGGCGGGGCTCTGCACCTTCCAGAACGGCTTCCTGCAAATACACGACCGCCCGGGTCTGAGCCGTACCGGCCACTTCGACGCCAGCTACCTCTACGGCGGAGATGCGGTGCCGTAGGCCATAAGCCGCCCGCCCCGGCAAACCTTTGTTGGCATTCTCTTCGGCGACACATCTCCTACGTCTCAATACAGATCAAGGAGGTCATTCATGCCAGCCAGAGGTTTCTCTCAACCCGATCCCGGCACGGTGGCGTTGATCGCCACGCCGCAGGCGCCCGAGACTGCACGTTCCGCAACTGCGTCGACCGTGCGCCGCTACCTCGTCGAGGCCGCCGCGCGGGCTGACGTCACATCTGCCGAGATCGACGCTTTGCTCTACATCGCCTATGCGATGCACGAAGCGGCCCGTGCGGATCACCGTCCGTTCCGCCCGCCACTCGATGCCCCGCTCTGCGACGAGCGCCCGGTCGCGGGTCCCCTGCAGGCGCCGACCTTCGCCTCTCTCGCCGATCCACTCGTCAGCGCCGACCCGGTTCCGGAGTTCGACCGCGAACTCGCCACGCACCTCGACGCGCTGACCGACCGGGTCTGCTACCGCTTCCTCGAGCTCGTCCAGGTCGGAACGCAGGACTTCATCGAGACCCACTCGACCGCGTGGCGCACCGTCCGGGAGACCGGCGGCGCATTGGACGGCAGCCTCGTGGCGCTCGCTCCGGCGGACATCGCGGAGGATGGCCGCACCTTTGCGGCGTACTGGATGGGGTGATCGCGCTAACGGGGCCCAGCACAGAGCGTCCAGCGCCCCTCAATCGGTATCCACATTCACAGGAGCGATCGAGAACCCCGGCCACGCGTTGGCAGCATCGGGATACTCTGTGACGCAGTCTAACCGACTATCGCCGATCCATGACAAACTCACCGTAAATCCTAGACGGAGCGAGGCGAACAAAGCGTTCGGCGCGCTCTTAGCCCCAAGTCAGTGTCAGAAAGACGCGTCAGCACACGGAGCTTGGCCAAGCACGGGTCCGCTGAAGCGATTGCATGCTTGAACCAGCTCGCTGTCATCCGCGGGCCGCGCGCAAAAAGCTAGCGAGCGCAAATACCCGGCACAACCCAATCGGCGCCTTGGGCACGGGGCGTGATCAGCCCGTCCCGAATAACTTCGGAAACACCGGAAGAAACCGTGCATGCCTTACACGAACGGAGAAAAGGCGACCTCCGCCTTGAAGACAGAACGCTGAGACCGCTGTTCCATCCCAGTGTTTTCAAGCTTTGCTGAACTCAAGACTGCTCAATCGTTTCTCTGAATACCCAGCAACTGCGGCTACGCCAGAAGGGCTGTTTACCGAACGCTGCCGCCAAGTGGGGTGCTGGCGCACTGACAATCCGGCGGCAAGTTGAAAAAACGCATATTGCGCGCACTAAGCATTTAAGCTAACCTCGAATTGTCGCACAGAGGACGTCATGGCACGGCTAGATATCGAACACGTCACCAAGAACTACGGGGCGGTTGAGGTCATTCCCGATCTCACGCTCTCGGTCCGCGATCAGGAATTCGTGGCATTGGTCGGCCCCTCGGGCTGCGGCAAGTCTACGACGCTACGCATGATTGCGGGGCTGGAAAAGATTTCGAGAGGCGAGATGCTCATCGACGGGCAGGTCATAAACGACCTAGAGCCGGACGAGCGTGGCATCGCAATGGTGTTTCAATCCTACGCCCTTTATCCGCATATGACCGTGGCCAAGAACATGTCGTTCTCCCTTCGCGTAGCCCGCCACCCACGGGAGGAGATCAACAGGCGTGTAAAGGATGCAGCCGAAATCCTCGGTCTCACCGCGTATTTGGACCGCAAACCTTCGGCGCTTTCGGGCGGCCAGCGGCAGCGGGTGGCGATGGGACGCGCGATCGTTCGCCAGCCCAAGATCTTTCTGTTCGATGAGCCGCTCTCGAACCTCGACGCCAAGCTTCGCACCCAAATGCGAACGGAGATCAAGCGGATCCACCGCAGCGTCGGTGCAACGACCGTCTACGTGACCCATGATCAGGTCGAGGCGATGACACTCGCCGACCGGATCGTCATCATGAATGCAGGCAAGATCGAGCAGGTCGGCACCCCGTCCGAGGTCTACAAATCACCCGCGTCAACTTTTGTCGCTTCCTTCATCGGCACGCCGCCGATGAACCTCATCCCCGCAGTAGTCGCCAATGGGGTGCTCCGTCTCGAAGACGGTACCGAGATCCCCCTTCCCGTCCATCTGGAGACGCCGGTTGCGGATGGCCAGAAGCTGATATTCGGGATCCGGCCGGATCAGATTTCTCCCGAAGGCCATGGCATGGAAGCAAGCGACCCTTGGCGCAAGGACGCCGATATCAACTTGGCGGAGCCACTCGGATCCGAAACTCTGATCTTCTTTGGAATGATGGGACAGGAATGGGTCGGAAAGATGTACCGGCCCCGCGACATTCAGCCGGGCGAGCGCCTGACGCTCCTCTTTGATCTGGCCAATGCGCACGTCTTCGACGCTGAAACCGGAACGAGAATTACTTGAATTAAGGGAGGAAGATATGAGCAAGCTTACGACATACACGGCTGCGATCGCCCTATGCATGGGGTTGGCCACGCCGGCCTTCGCTCAGACGACGCTGACCTATATGGCTATCGGCCCGGAGCGGACGGCATTCAACGAAGAGATCATCCGTCGGTTTGAGGAGGAACATCCCGATATTAACGTGGAGTTTCGCTGGCTTGCCAACGAACCCTACAAGACAGGTATCAAGGTTGTGATGGAGTCGGATTCACCTCCGGACGTCTTCTTCATCTGGGCGGGAACTTGGGCGCAGGATTTTGTCGATGCCGGGGCCGTCGCCGATCTCAGCGAGTCGGAGGCGAACGGTGACCTTTGGACCGTCGGAATGCCCAAAGCTCTGGTCGATCAGTTCCGAGACGAGAACGGGCTGTGGGGCGTGCCATCAGAGCTTTACGTTAAAGAATTCTGGAGAAACGACGCGTTCTTTGCCGAACACGACCTCACTATGCCCGAGACATTCGAGGGACTTCTGAACATGTGTTCGGAAGTGCGCGAAATAGATCCCCAGATGACGCCGATCGCGTTCGGCGCCTCCGAGAGCTGGACGATCAACCACTACCTCACCACGCTCTTCCAGCGGCACGTGGCTCCGGACGTTTCCGCCAGGGATTATCGCCTGCAGGGCAATCCCGAAGAATTGTTCACCGATCCCGGCTACCTGAAGGCCTTGCAGGACTTCAAACGCCTGCAGGAGGCGGACTGCTTCAATGACGGTATCAATTCTGTCTCGCCCGAAGTGTCCCGCGCGATGTTCGGCTCGGGACTGGCCGCGACGACATATTGCGGCAGCTGGTGCCCGCCACAATTCGACGCCGCCGGAATGAATGGTGGCTACACCCCATTCAGATTTCCGGCGATCGAAGGGGCCTCGGGGGTGCAGCAGGGTTCCATGGCCGGCGCGTCGGGCTATCAGGTCTCGAATGCATCGGAATACCCCGAGGCAGCGATGACATTCCTCAACTACATCGCCAATGCCGAGTCACAGGTCCTCATGACCGAACTGACGGGCCTGCTACCCGCAAACGGGACCCAGGTTCCCGAGGGTGGGCTGTCAGAGGCCAACTCTGCGCTTCTTGACATCGTCGCAGAGGACGAGGCCACCGTTGCGGCTCTGAACACTGTGGTCGAAACGAGCGTCAGCGACGTCATTCTGAAGTCCGGCCAGGATCTGGTTGCGGGCACCGTGACGCCTGACGAATTCATGGAACGAGTCCGCGAAGCGGCCCAGACCGCTGCGGCACGCTGATCGCAAAATGACAAGGGGCGGCGAGATCATGAAGCGCCGCCCCGATCCACACGGCACAAGACGGCGAGTAGACAGTGTGAAACGGACTTTTCCATTTCCGATGCGGGGCAAGCTATTCGACATCGTCCTGGTTGCCCCGGCCGTGGTGATGTTCACGCTCTTCATCGTCTGGCCGGCTGTCCAGACGCTTCATACCTCTCTCTTCGACGAGACGAGCCGCGGTGGCGAATACATCGGTTTACGAAACTACCGTGAGCTCGTGCAAGATCCGGTATTCTGGATCGCGATGAAGAACAACACGCTGTTCATCTTTACCAATCTCGTTTTTCAAGTTGGGATCGGTACTATCCTCGCCGCGATGATCGATCGCGGCATCCGCCATTTTTCCTCGGCCATACGAACGATCATCTTTGCACCACTCGTGATTGCCCCGGTTGCAATCGGCCTGATCTGGAAGATGCTGCTCGAACCCAATTTCGGCCTCTTCCGGCAAGTTATGGACAATCTCGGATTGCCGTTTCCGACCCAAGGCATTCTTGGCAATCCCGACCTCGCCTTCCCCGCGCTCGTTGCCGTGGGCGCCTGGAACTATATTGGCTTCATGATGACGATCATGCTGGCCGCGATGCAGGGGATATCACGCGACATTTACGAGGCGGCGCGGATAGACGGTGCATCGGCGATACAAACGTTCTTTCATATCACCCTTCCGGCGGTGCGGCATGCGCTGGTCCTGTGTGGGCTCATCGTCGTCGTCGGATCCTTCAAGACGTTCGAGCTGGTTTACGTGCTGACCGGGGGTGGCCCGGGCAACACCACCCAAGTCCTAGGTACGCATATCGTCGAGAGCGCTTTCTCGTTGTTCCGACCCAACTACGCGGCCAGCATGTCAGTTGTCGTATTACTGATCGCCATCCTCTTCGGAGCGCTGCAAGTCCGTGAGCACGACAAGGAGAGGTCCTAATGTCATCCATTGACGCCAACCAGAATGCGGCCACGGGGCGTACTCGGGGTAAGACGTTCGCGATCATGGCGCGCCGCGTCTCGGCTTACGCCGTGCTCGGCCTCGCCTGCTTCATCGTGCTGGTGCCGATTGTCTGGGTGCTCGTCGCATCCTTCAAGACAAGACAGGAGATCTTTTTGTCTCCTCTCGCCCTGCCCGAGACTTTGCAATGGGAGAACTATCTCAACGCGATCGAAACCGGTTTTCCGGCATACCTGCGAAATTCTCTCATCATCACAATCTGCTCGGTCATCCCGATGGTAATCATCAGTTTGATGGCCGGGTACGCACTCGCGCGGCGCGTTTTTATCGGACGCAAGCTGATCTACATGCTCATCGTCCTAACCTATGCGATCCCGTTTCATGCAATCCTTATCCCGCTATATCGCATGGTCGATTCCATGGGGCTTCTGAATACTTACCTCGGGTTGATCCTGCCCAATATCGCGATCGGCATCCCGTTCAGCGTTATGATTCTCTATGCCTTCTTCCGAGAATTCCCGAAAGAACTTGAAGAGGCCGCGCGGCTCGACGGCTGCTCGCCATGGCGGATATTGTTCTCGGTGGTCCTACCATTGTCGCTCCCCGCCGTCTTGAGCGTGGTGATTCTTCAGACCGTCAATACATGGAATGAATTTCTTTGGGCATCTCTTGCAGCCTCAAGCGACAGCGTGCGTCCCTGGACAACCGGGATCATGCAATTCCAAGGTCAGTACAGCAGTGACTGGCCAAAGATCCTTGCCGTTGTGAACATCGTCATGCTGCCGCTTCTGATAATCTACATCCTAGCACAAAAACACTTCGTTCGGGCATTTGCGGGGATGGGTAAATAAGATCAGTCGAGCTGCACCAGAAACGGTGGAATGAGACCGTCCGGTGGCTCCGGAGCACTCGCGATATAGGTTGACGTCGTTTGCTCACCGTTATCGAGGTGAGCCACCATCAATTCGCGCCATACCCGATCGTCCGCACCGTCCCGAATGGCGGCGAGAATTTCCTCGTGATCGTCCAGCACGCTCTCCATCTCCTCAGGCTTGTTGTATCGCGCGAATGCCATGTGTGTCGCGATCAGCGGTAACTGACTACGGTGAATGGTCTCGCGCATCTGCGGGTTTCGGCAACTTCTGACAAGGCGGAAATGAAGGTCGGCCTCGACATCATTGACGAGGTCGATTGTGAAGCTTCTCGACTTACGCAGGGCATCAATACGAGCGAGCGCAGAGCCGACCTTTTGTCCTGCCCCCTCCTCCACCACGTCGGCCAGCGCAGCTGGCTCGAGCAACTTGCGGATCTGGTAGTGGTGCCTAACACCCGTGACGCCCATTCGCGGAACGATCCAGCGCCCGTTCGAGGCCTGTTCTACCAAGTTGACCCGTTCGAGCCGGCTGATCATTTCGTTCGACGTCGTTCTGCTCACTCCCAAGTGGGACGCGAGCGCGGCACTGCTCAATACAAATGTGCCATAGCTCATGCAACTCGCCACGGCCGCCTCAACTTCTGGATAATGGATGTCGCGCCAGTTCCGGGCGTCCAGGGGCCCTACCTCACGCGCGGCCGTCGCCAATGCCGTTTCTTCGAGGGGCATCCGTACAGGGTTCAGTTCAGCGCCACCAACGATGTAGCCCCGCCCCTCAAAACGAAACACAAGGCTGTCGTCGACGAGACGCTGAAGCGCGTCAGCCGCAGGTGCGCGACTGACATTGAACAGCCGCGCAACTGCGCTTTCGGTCAGGACAAGCCCCTCAGGAAGTTCGCCCTTTGTCAACAACCGGTGAGCCGCGCCGTAGATCGCGCGGTTGCGTCGCGCGGGAGCTTTCTTCGCGGAACTAGATTCTGACATAGCCTCCTATTTCACTGCAATACCGGCAATTTGTCGAGCTTCATTTCCACGATATTGTCCAGTGCATTGTCGTTTTGAAGGCCAAGGTCGAGGTGGATCAGGTCCCCCTCAACCTCGTAAGTAAGGCCCTCGCCGGTTAATAGCGTCACGGATTGGGGCCGGGCGCCACCGAGCGGAAGCGTCAGCCTGTCCTGCAGCTCCGGCCATCGGCGGACATGCACGTAGATCGTATTGCCATCATGCGTGGCGCCGCCCCATCTCCAGCGCGGGTAGGGGCCCCCACGAGTGCCGTAAATCGTGTGGCCGTACGCGTCCATCCAGGCCGCGATCTGGTTCAGAACCCTCTCCTGCTCCGGGGGGATTAGGCCGTGGCGATCCGGTCCCACGTTCAGCACAAAATTTCCCCCGCCACAGGCGGCATCGACGACATGGCCAATCATCTCGTCCGAACTCTTCACGACTTCATCAAACGAATAGGCCCATTGCCCCCCGATGGTCATTGAGCTTTCCCACGGATTTTCGGGGTCGAAACCACCAACACGCTGTTCTGGCGTGTAGAAATCTGCCTGTAGGACGCAGCGATCGTTGATTACCATGTCGGGCTGCCACGCGCGCATCTTCTTCAGAAGAGCTTCGGCATCCCACAGACCCGGGTTCGGCTCCTCGTGGTAGGCAGCGGGTGTCGCCAAGCCAGTGACGTGGTTGTCCCCCTTCTCGTTAGCCGTCAGTCCGTCGAACCACCAGACGTCGATCTTGCCATATCGGGTGCAGAGCTCTTCAATCTGCGCGTGGAGATACTGGATGTAGCGATCGTGGTTCTCGGTACGATAATCGGGATGATGCCAGTCCGGCTGCGAATAATAGATGCCCAGCCCCATATCCAGTTCGCGGCAGGCGTCCACGTATTCCCGCGTGAGGTCCCGTCCTGCAGGACAGCTTGACGAGGTTACCTTGTAGTCCGTCAGATCGGTGTCGAAATTGCAGAAGCCGTCGTGGTGCTTGGTGGTGAGGTAGATGTAGCGGAACCCCCAGGCTTTCGCCTTCGCCACGAAGTCGCGCGCATCCCAATGCGAGGCATCGAAATAGCGATAAAGGCTATCATAGAGCTCTGCCGGGATACAGGTGCGTGGCGATACGGTATGTGCCCGTGGCTTGTGCGGTTGCTCGGGTTTGTCGTTCTCGCGCGACCAGCTGATCTCATGCCCGATCACGCTGGACGGGTTCCAGTGCACGAACAGGCCATAGCGCCAATCCAGGAACTTATCGATCTGCGGTGTCGCTCCGAAGGTGTTGGGCATCGTTTCGCATTCCTCGCATCGCCATGTCTGTGCCACAGGATGCCAGCGCGGATGGCGGCAGGAGCGGCCCGACGAAGCGGGGCTCCGGGAACTTCCGGTCTTGCACCAGCGGCTAAGCTAAGTATAACCTTAACGCATAGTGCGTGCAATAGGCGTTAATT harbors:
- a CDS encoding Crp/Fnr family transcriptional regulator, with the translated sequence MKISTDLAATDRRGMLAQLDPEQWDRLRALCSDIRNIPPRTTISVAGEPLDHSLLLLDGIAVRYVGSGPSHRQMVALQVAYDFIDLHALPLQRLDHDVATLTSATLAVFPHDALQRLVTEDKELALRLWRMTLIDAAIHRQWTYRVGGLRALAGMAHFFCELDYRLVSSGRGGEDGYRLPLTQLDLGDIVGISEVHVNRTLRQLREAGLCTFQNGFLQIHDRPGLSRTGHFDASYLYGGDAVP
- a CDS encoding GntR family transcriptional regulator → MSESSSAKKAPARRNRAIYGAAHRLLTKGELPEGLVLTESAVARLFNVSRAPAADALQRLVDDSLVFRFEGRGYIVGGAELNPVRMPLEETALATAAREVGPLDARNWRDIHYPEVEAAVASCMSYGTFVLSSAALASHLGVSRTTSNEMISRLERVNLVEQASNGRWIVPRMGVTGVRHHYQIRKLLEPAALADVVEEGAGQKVGSALARIDALRKSRSFTIDLVNDVEADLHFRLVRSCRNPQMRETIHRSQLPLIATHMAFARYNKPEEMESVLDDHEEILAAIRDGADDRVWRELMVAHLDNGEQTTSTYIASAPEPPDGLIPPFLVQLD
- a CDS encoding alpha-L-fucosidase, whose protein sequence is MPNTFGATPQIDKFLDWRYGLFVHWNPSSVIGHEISWSRENDKPEQPHKPRAHTVSPRTCIPAELYDSLYRYFDASHWDARDFVAKAKAWGFRYIYLTTKHHDGFCNFDTDLTDYKVTSSSCPAGRDLTREYVDACRELDMGLGIYYSQPDWHHPDYRTENHDRYIQYLHAQIEELCTRYGKIDVWWFDGLTANEKGDNHVTGLATPAAYHEEPNPGLWDAEALLKKMRAWQPDMVINDRCVLQADFYTPEQRVGGFDPENPWESSMTIGGQWAYSFDEVVKSSDEMIGHVVDAACGGGNFVLNVGPDRHGLIPPEQERVLNQIAAWMDAYGHTIYGTRGGPYPRWRWGGATHDGNTIYVHVRRWPELQDRLTLPLGGARPQSVTLLTGEGLTYEVEGDLIHLDLGLQNDNALDNIVEMKLDKLPVLQ
- a CDS encoding carbohydrate ABC transporter permease — protein: MKRRPDPHGTRRRVDSVKRTFPFPMRGKLFDIVLVAPAVVMFTLFIVWPAVQTLHTSLFDETSRGGEYIGLRNYRELVQDPVFWIAMKNNTLFIFTNLVFQVGIGTILAAMIDRGIRHFSSAIRTIIFAPLVIAPVAIGLIWKMLLEPNFGLFRQVMDNLGLPFPTQGILGNPDLAFPALVAVGAWNYIGFMMTIMLAAMQGISRDIYEAARIDGASAIQTFFHITLPAVRHALVLCGLIVVVGSFKTFELVYVLTGGGPGNTTQVLGTHIVESAFSLFRPNYAASMSVVVLLIAILFGALQVREHDKERS
- the sbnA gene encoding 2,3-diaminopropionate biosynthesis protein SbnA; amino-acid sequence: MNIQITKAAAADRAIAPGILSLVGGTPLVRFTGYLGDPDVELIVKYEAANPGGSAKDRPARQMIEQALRRGDLTPGATVIESTSGNMGIGLAQACRVHGLKLICVVDPKAQPQNVAIMRALGAQIHLVTDPIDGDFLAARMEAVGQLLDQTPGAFWTNQYANLDNPTAHTEGTMQEIDDILGGTVDALFVATSSTGTARGCRDFLERRGRKTEVVAVDAEGSCLFDGTAGPRHIPGMGAGRIPALAEGQRFDGLERVSDLTCVVGCRRAAQREAVLVGGSAGGVLEAVRARRAQLRGKRVVAILHDSGTRYLDTVFNDEWVERTLGVSAQDLAGMVGADER
- a CDS encoding ABC transporter substrate-binding protein, whose product is MSKLTTYTAAIALCMGLATPAFAQTTLTYMAIGPERTAFNEEIIRRFEEEHPDINVEFRWLANEPYKTGIKVVMESDSPPDVFFIWAGTWAQDFVDAGAVADLSESEANGDLWTVGMPKALVDQFRDENGLWGVPSELYVKEFWRNDAFFAEHDLTMPETFEGLLNMCSEVREIDPQMTPIAFGASESWTINHYLTTLFQRHVAPDVSARDYRLQGNPEELFTDPGYLKALQDFKRLQEADCFNDGINSVSPEVSRAMFGSGLAATTYCGSWCPPQFDAAGMNGGYTPFRFPAIEGASGVQQGSMAGASGYQVSNASEYPEAAMTFLNYIANAESQVLMTELTGLLPANGTQVPEGGLSEANSALLDIVAEDEATVAALNTVVETSVSDVILKSGQDLVAGTVTPDEFMERVREAAQTAAAR
- a CDS encoding ABC transporter ATP-binding protein; the encoded protein is MARLDIEHVTKNYGAVEVIPDLTLSVRDQEFVALVGPSGCGKSTTLRMIAGLEKISRGEMLIDGQVINDLEPDERGIAMVFQSYALYPHMTVAKNMSFSLRVARHPREEINRRVKDAAEILGLTAYLDRKPSALSGGQRQRVAMGRAIVRQPKIFLFDEPLSNLDAKLRTQMRTEIKRIHRSVGATTVYVTHDQVEAMTLADRIVIMNAGKIEQVGTPSEVYKSPASTFVASFIGTPPMNLIPAVVANGVLRLEDGTEIPLPVHLETPVADGQKLIFGIRPDQISPEGHGMEASDPWRKDADINLAEPLGSETLIFFGMMGQEWVGKMYRPRDIQPGERLTLLFDLANAHVFDAETGTRIT
- a CDS encoding carbohydrate ABC transporter permease, coding for MSSIDANQNAATGRTRGKTFAIMARRVSAYAVLGLACFIVLVPIVWVLVASFKTRQEIFLSPLALPETLQWENYLNAIETGFPAYLRNSLIITICSVIPMVIISLMAGYALARRVFIGRKLIYMLIVLTYAIPFHAILIPLYRMVDSMGLLNTYLGLILPNIAIGIPFSVMILYAFFREFPKELEEAARLDGCSPWRILFSVVLPLSLPAVLSVVILQTVNTWNEFLWASLAASSDSVRPWTTGIMQFQGQYSSDWPKILAVVNIVMLPLLIIYILAQKHFVRAFAGMGK